Proteins encoded together in one Balearica regulorum gibbericeps isolate bBalReg1 chromosome 3, bBalReg1.pri, whole genome shotgun sequence window:
- the GJA10 gene encoding gap junction alpha-10 protein yields the protein MGDWNLLGSILEEVHIHSTIVGKIWLTILFIFRMLVLGVAAEDVWDDEQSEFICNTEQPGCSNICYDKAFPISLIRYWVLQIIFVSSPSLVYMGHALYRLRALEKERQKRKAHLRAQLEDLEPMPEEHRKVERELRKLEEQKKVNKAPLRGSLLRTYVLHILTRSVVEVGFMIGQYLLYGFHMSPLYKCTRPPCPNTVDCFVSRPTEKTIFMVFMNSIAAVSLFLNILEIAHLGLKKIQKSLYRRPRRPAGPAEEDTSLYNSKKSSVVPPACPASDASPPLPAAAPPPSHAPAAAPPPAPAGPLGRQHRGELRGAPPPRRRHSAAQHHGQQPPPSSSSEEAPRAAAGGVPGAAGSAAGARRVPRKHSRVSVCRDLDEERGDSPDSGHCPGTRKSSFLSRVLTGSRAGSDSESAASRGGSGPGSGSGSGSEGKHREEGSPPSSPPPAAAMGRRVSMSMLLELSSIMKK from the coding sequence ATGGGGGACTGGAACCTGTTGGGCAGCATCCTTGAAGAGGTGCACATCCACTCCACCATAGTTGGTAAAATCTGGCTCACAATCCTGTTCATATTTCGGATGCTGGTGCTGGGAGTGGCTGCCGAAGATGTCTGGGACGATGAGCAGTCCGAGTTCATCTGCAACACCGAGCAACCGGGCTGCAGCAATATCTGTTATGACAAAGCCTTCCCCATCTCTTTGATCAGATACTGGGTCCTGCAGATCATATTTGTCTCTTCTCCATCGCTAGTTTACATGGGCCATGCACTCTACAGACTAAGGGCTCTTGAGAAAGAGCGACAGAAGAGGAAAGCCCACCTGCGGGCTCAGCTAGAAGATCTGGAACCCATGCCCGAGGAACACAGGAAAGTGGAGAGGGAACTGCGTAAGCTGGAGGAACAGAAGAAAGTGAATAAGGCACCCCTGAGAGGGTCCCTGCTACGCACCTATGTCCTACATATCCTGACCCGGTCGGTGGTCGAAGTGGGCTTTATGATAGGTCAGTATCTTTTATATGGGTTTCACATGTCCCCCCTTTACAAATGCACTCGGCCCCCTTGCCCTAACACGGTGGATTGTTTTGTGTCCCGACCCACAGAGAAGACCATCTTTATGGTTTTCATGAACAGCATCGCCGCGGTCTCCCTGTTCCTCAACATCCTAGAAATCGCCCACCTGGGCCTCAAGAAGATCCAGAAGAGCCTCTACAGGCGGCCGCGGCGGCCGGCGGGCCCCGCCGAGGAGGACACCAGCCTCTATAACTCCAAGAAGAGCTCCGTGGTGCCGCCGGCCTGCCCGGCCAGCGACGCCTctccgccgctccccgccgccgctccgccgccgTCCCAcgctcccgccgccgctccccctcCCGCTCCAGCGGGGCCGCTGGGCCGCCAGCACCGCGGAGAGCTCCGCGGCGCccctccgccccgccgccggcacAGCGCGGCCCAGCACCACGGACAGCAGCCGCCGCCCTCCTCCAGCAGCGAGGAGGCGCCGCGGGCCGCGGCGGGCGGAgtccccggggcggcgggaTCGGCGGCAGGAGCCCGCCGGGTGCCCCGCAAGCACAGCCGGGTCAGCGTCTGTCGCGACCTTGACGAGGAGCGCGGCGACTCCCCGGACAGCGGGCACTGCCCGGGCACCCGCAAGTCCAGCTTCCTCTCCCGCGTCCTCACCGGGAGCCGGGCGGGCAGCGACAGCGAGAGCGCCGCCTCCCGCGGCGGCTCCGgccccggctccggctccggctccggctcgGAGGGGAAGCACCGAGAGGAGGGCAGCCCGCCCAGCAgcccgccgccggccgccgccATGGGACGCCGCGTGTCGATG